Proteins encoded in a region of the Eschrichtius robustus isolate mEscRob2 chromosome 16, mEscRob2.pri, whole genome shotgun sequence genome:
- the AP5S1 gene encoding AP-5 complex subunit sigma-1, which produces MVHVFLIHTLRATKAEEGLCRVLYSCFFGTENSPNDPQPHGAERDRLLRKEQILAVARQVESMCQLQQQACGRPAVDLQPQSSDDPVRLHESPCGAFRLTAGDPFQEPRTVVWLGVLSLGFALVLNAHENLLLAEGTLRLLARLLLEHLRLLVPTANLLLRADCIEGILARFLPHGQLLFLNDQFVQGLEKEFSAAWTR; this is translated from the exons ATGGTCCATGTCTTCCTCATCCACACCTTGCGGGCCACGAAGGCTGAGGAGGGCCTTTGCCGAGTGCTCTACTCCTGCTTCTTTGGTACCGAGAATTCACCCAACGACCCACAGCCACATGGTGCTGAGAGGGACAGGCTCCTCCGAAAGGAGCAGATTTTGGCCGTGGCCAG GCAGGTGGAGTCCATGTGCCAACTGCAGCAGCAGGCGTGCGGCCGGCCTGCTGTGGACCTGCAGCCCCAGTCCTCAGATGACCCAGTGCGCCTGCATGAGTCCCCATGTGGGGCCTTCCGCCTGACGGCAGGGGACCCTTTCCAGGAGCCTCGGACGGTGGTGTGGCTAGGCGTGCTCTCATTAGGCTTCGCCCTGGTGCTGAATGCCCACGAGAACCTGCTGCTGGCAGAGGGCACGCTTCGGCTGCTGGCCCGCCTTCTCCTTGAGCACCTCCGGCTGCTGGTCCCCACTGCCAACCTCCTGCTACGGGCTGACTGCATCGAGGGCATCCTCGCCCGCTTCCTGCCCCATGGTCAGCTGCTATTCCTCAATGACCAGTTTGTCCAGGGTCTGGAGAAAGAATTCAGTGCTGCCTGGACCCGCTGA